One Lottiidibacillus patelloidae DNA segment encodes these proteins:
- a CDS encoding CBO0543 family protein, with protein MHITVALVCIIAVWKRGVWRDWQKYHTTMMYFALGNLLYNFLTANHFLWRFHSEPLANHTMVEMLYTFIVFPATALLFLAKYPEGKGYIKIAKHILIWVAIYGGFEYIYVLTNRIEYQYGWTLGWSIFFDFTMFPMLRLFHKHPLIAYVISFFMAIFWVHLFDVPVEIPVEDR; from the coding sequence ATGCATATTACAGTAGCACTAGTTTGTATTATTGCTGTATGGAAAAGAGGCGTCTGGAGAGATTGGCAAAAATATCATACAACAATGATGTACTTTGCCTTAGGTAATCTACTTTACAACTTCCTTACAGCGAATCACTTTTTATGGAGGTTTCATTCAGAACCACTAGCAAATCATACAATGGTGGAAATGTTATATACATTTATTGTATTCCCAGCGACCGCATTATTGTTTTTAGCAAAGTATCCTGAAGGAAAAGGTTATATTAAAATTGCCAAGCATATTCTTATCTGGGTAGCAATTTATGGTGGATTTGAATACATCTATGTGCTAACCAATCGCATTGAATATCAATATGGATGGACACTAGGTTGGTCCATTTTCTTTGACTTCACTATGTTTCCAATGCTTCGTCTTTTTCATAAACATCCATTAATTGCATATGTCATTTCATTTTTTATGGCAATTTTTTGGGTGCATTTATTCGATGTTCCAGTAGAAATTCCCGTTGAAGACCGATAA
- a CDS encoding DUF2621 domain-containing protein — translation MAELFRWFILFWVFFLLFMFAVGGYFMFRKFLKRLPKEDGKSIIDWQEYYIEKSLHLWTDEQKALLNDLVEPVPPLFRDIAKQKIGSKIGELALEENATAITEDHVVRGYIIATPKRDHKFLLKTLNKKNIDIAPYKELF, via the coding sequence ATGGCAGAATTATTTCGTTGGTTTATATTATTTTGGGTATTTTTCCTACTGTTCATGTTTGCTGTCGGTGGATATTTTATGTTTAGAAAATTCCTGAAAAGATTGCCGAAAGAAGACGGAAAATCTATAATCGATTGGCAAGAGTATTACATAGAAAAAAGTTTGCATTTATGGACTGATGAGCAAAAAGCGCTATTAAACGATTTAGTTGAACCAGTTCCTCCATTATTCCGCGATATCGCAAAGCAAAAAATTGGATCAAAAATTGGTGAACTAGCGTTAGAAGAAAATGCTACAGCAATAACAGAAGATCATGTAGTTAGAGGATATATAATCGCAACGCCTAAGCGCGATCATAAATTTTTACTAAAGACGTTAAACAAGAAAAATATTGATATTGCTCCTTATAAAGAGCTGTTTTAA
- a CDS encoding CcdC family protein: MISLYIATTIIALFMGLIVMFVRMRSAKKPTNAKKIILPPFFMATGFFMFTVPIFHIELSYAVAAFILGNLFSLFLIKSSSFIEKDGDIYMERSKVFMFIILGLIIIRLVLKTYINQYITLYETSSLFFIVAFGMLLPWRLSMYATYKKMINNIN, encoded by the coding sequence ATGATTTCTTTGTATATAGCAACAACAATTATTGCTTTATTTATGGGGTTGATCGTAATGTTTGTTCGAATGCGATCCGCTAAAAAGCCGACAAATGCAAAAAAAATTATATTACCACCATTTTTTATGGCAACAGGATTTTTTATGTTTACCGTTCCGATTTTTCATATTGAATTAAGTTATGCAGTTGCAGCCTTTATACTTGGCAATTTATTTTCCTTGTTTTTAATTAAATCGTCATCTTTTATTGAAAAAGACGGAGATATTTATATGGAACGTTCTAAAGTATTTATGTTTATTATTTTAGGACTAATTATTATTAGGTTAGTGTTGAAGACTTACATTAATCAATATATTACATTATATGAAACAAGTAGTCTGTTTTTTATTGTCGCTTTCGGAATGCTCTTGCCATGGCGGCTTTCTATGTATGCCACTTATAAAAAAATGATAAATAATATAAATTAA
- a CDS encoding Na(+)/H(+) antiporter subunit B, translating to MKQFRTNDLILKTTTTIIAFVILAFSIYLFLAGHNAPGGGFIGGLMTAAAIVLLYIAFGIGTMARVFKWSSTTLIAVGLLTAIATGIGSFLFKQPFLSHTFGHFHLPFVGDFELATAMLFDLGVYFTVIGVTMTIILTIADDQNEEKSELG from the coding sequence GTGAAACAATTTCGTACAAATGATTTAATTTTGAAAACGACTACAACAATTATTGCATTTGTGATATTAGCATTCTCAATTTATCTATTTTTGGCTGGGCACAATGCCCCTGGTGGAGGTTTTATTGGTGGTTTAATGACTGCAGCTGCAATCGTTTTACTTTACATTGCATTTGGAATAGGTACAATGGCTAGAGTGTTTAAATGGAGTTCAACAACATTGATTGCTGTTGGATTATTGACAGCAATTGCTACAGGGATAGGATCATTTTTATTTAAACAACCATTTTTAAGTCATACGTTCGGTCATTTTCATTTACCATTTGTAGGCGATTTTGAACTTGCTACAGCAATGTTGTTTGATTTAGGCGTTTATTTTACAGTTATTGGTGTTACGATGACAATTATTTTAACAATTGCTGATGACCAAAATGAAGAAAAGAGTGAGCTCGGTTAA
- a CDS encoding cytochrome c biogenesis CcdA family protein: protein MADLADLNILIAFGAGFLSFISPCCLPLYPAFLSYITGVSVSELKEEHAFLQKRAMLHTLFFLLGFTIIFLVLGFSTTLIGELFVKYQSFLQKIGAILMVFFGFVIIGFIKPNFLMKDKKFTFKSRPTGYIGSLLIGLGFAAGWTPCTGPILVAVMSLSLTNPEAGLLYMGAYSLGFAVPFFILAFFIGKLNWIKKHSLLIMKIGGYTMIVMGIFLYFNWLSKITSFLITNFFNGFQGF, encoded by the coding sequence ATGGCAGATTTAGCTGACTTAAATATTTTAATTGCATTTGGTGCAGGCTTTTTATCGTTCATTTCACCATGCTGTTTACCATTGTATCCCGCTTTTTTATCATACATAACCGGTGTATCAGTAAGTGAGCTCAAGGAAGAGCACGCGTTTCTACAAAAAAGAGCGATGCTACATACACTATTTTTTCTCCTTGGATTTACAATAATCTTTTTAGTGTTAGGTTTTTCAACTACACTTATAGGTGAATTATTTGTAAAATATCAGAGCTTCCTCCAAAAAATTGGTGCAATATTAATGGTGTTTTTTGGTTTCGTCATTATAGGGTTTATTAAACCAAACTTTTTAATGAAAGATAAGAAATTCACTTTTAAAAGCCGTCCAACAGGGTACATTGGTTCTTTACTTATTGGCCTAGGATTTGCTGCAGGGTGGACACCATGTACCGGTCCGATTTTAGTAGCAGTAATGTCACTGAGTTTAACCAATCCTGAAGCGGGTCTTTTATATATGGGTGCCTATAGCTTAGGATTTGCTGTCCCATTTTTTATCCTAGCCTTCTTTATTGGAAAGTTAAATTGGATTAAAAAACATAGTTTGTTGATTATGAAAATTGGCGGTTATACAATGATTGTGATGGGGATTTTCCTTTACTTTAACTGGCTCTCAAAAATAACATCATTTTTAATTACTAATTTCTTTAATGGATTTCAAGGGTTTTAA
- the copZ gene encoding copper chaperone CopZ has translation MEKITLNVSGMSCGHCENAVKTALSSLDGVAAVTVSLKEGKVDVEYAADKVSAAQMKTAIEDQGYDVA, from the coding sequence ATGGAAAAAATTACGTTAAATGTGAGTGGTATGAGTTGTGGACATTGTGAAAATGCTGTAAAAACTGCATTATCTAGTTTAGATGGGGTAGCTGCAGTAACTGTTTCGTTAAAAGAAGGAAAAGTGGATGTTGAATATGCAGCAGATAAAGTTTCAGCAGCACAAATGAAAACTGCTATTGAAGACCAAGGTTACGACGTTGCATAA
- a CDS encoding heavy metal translocating P-type ATPase, with protein sequence MKKQITLDITGMTCAACSTRIEKVLNKQDGIDATVNLPLEKATISFEDEKFSEQEIINKIEKIGYGVKEEKLELTITGMTCAACSARIEKVLNKISGVEATVNLTTETATVKYLSGVSTQEEIITKINNIGYQAELKTDNKGKSQKKEVELQEKKRTLLLSIFLSLPLLYTMIAHMPFDTGLPMPALLMNPWFQLLFATPVQFYIGAPFYRGAYKNLRSKSANMDVLVALGTSAAYFYSLSESIRTIFDPSYMPHLYFETSAVLITLILLGKYFETLAKGRTTAAISKLAELQVKEATVFRENSFVKVPLEEVKAGDRLLVKPGEKIPVDGMIVKGRTAIDESMITGESIPVDKKLNDHVIGSTINKNGSIEVKATKVGKDTVLASIIKIVEDAQGSKAPIQRLADTISGYFVPVVVAIAIATFITWFFFLTPGDLPGAIKIAIAVLVIACPCALGLATPTSIMVGTGKGAEHGVLFKGGEYLETTHKVNAVVLDKTGTITKGKPEVTDIELINEKALPYIIAAEASSEHPLAEAIVNYGRKQNVEEKEIESFEAVPGHGIIARADEQTILAGTRKLMAEHSVDISFYTQKVEALENEGKTVMLFAIDGKMAAIIAVADTIKDEAKQTIQKLKDENIEVYMLTGDNKRTANELAKQAGIDHVFAEVLPDEKAKKVEELQKQGKIVAMVGDGVNDAPALATADIGIAIGTGTDVAIEAADITLVGGKLDHLPKAIKLSRLTMKNIKQNLFWALAYNSAGIPIAAAGLLEPWIAGLAMAFSSVSVVANALRLKRVQL encoded by the coding sequence ATGAAAAAACAAATTACTTTAGATATTACTGGAATGACATGTGCAGCATGTTCAACGAGAATTGAGAAAGTGTTGAATAAGCAAGATGGAATCGATGCAACAGTCAACCTCCCATTAGAAAAAGCAACAATTAGTTTTGAAGATGAGAAATTTTCAGAGCAGGAAATAATAAATAAGATTGAGAAAATTGGCTATGGTGTCAAAGAAGAAAAGCTTGAATTAACTATCACTGGAATGACATGTGCTGCATGTTCAGCAAGAATTGAAAAAGTTCTTAATAAAATTTCAGGAGTAGAAGCAACCGTAAACCTGACAACAGAAACGGCGACAGTAAAGTATCTTTCAGGTGTAAGCACACAAGAAGAAATTATTACGAAAATCAATAACATTGGATACCAAGCTGAATTAAAAACAGATAATAAAGGAAAGTCCCAGAAGAAAGAAGTGGAATTGCAAGAGAAAAAAAGAACATTACTCTTATCCATCTTTTTGTCATTACCTCTTTTATATACGATGATTGCTCATATGCCGTTTGATACTGGGTTACCGATGCCTGCACTTTTAATGAATCCTTGGTTCCAGTTATTATTTGCTACTCCGGTCCAATTTTATATCGGTGCACCTTTTTATAGAGGAGCATATAAAAACTTAAGATCAAAAAGTGCAAACATGGACGTTCTAGTAGCGCTTGGGACATCAGCAGCCTATTTTTATAGCTTGAGTGAATCGATTCGCACGATATTTGATCCAAGCTACATGCCACATTTATACTTCGAAACAAGTGCGGTGTTAATTACATTAATTTTATTGGGTAAATATTTTGAAACCCTAGCAAAAGGTAGGACGACAGCAGCAATTTCTAAGCTTGCAGAGCTACAAGTGAAAGAAGCGACAGTTTTTCGCGAAAATAGCTTTGTGAAAGTTCCTCTTGAAGAAGTGAAAGCAGGCGACCGCCTATTAGTTAAACCAGGAGAGAAAATTCCTGTTGATGGAATGATAGTAAAAGGTCGAACTGCCATCGATGAATCGATGATTACAGGTGAGTCTATTCCAGTTGATAAAAAATTAAATGATCACGTAATTGGTTCTACAATTAATAAAAATGGCTCCATTGAAGTTAAAGCAACAAAAGTAGGAAAAGATACAGTACTCGCAAGTATAATCAAAATTGTTGAAGATGCCCAAGGTTCGAAAGCACCGATTCAACGTTTAGCAGATACGATATCAGGGTATTTCGTTCCTGTAGTTGTGGCGATTGCAATTGCTACTTTTATTACGTGGTTTTTCTTCCTTACACCTGGTGATTTACCGGGAGCAATTAAAATTGCTATTGCAGTTTTAGTTATTGCTTGCCCTTGTGCATTAGGATTAGCAACTCCAACATCAATTATGGTTGGTACAGGAAAAGGTGCGGAGCACGGAGTCTTATTTAAAGGCGGCGAATATTTAGAAACGACACATAAAGTGAACGCTGTTGTGCTGGATAAGACAGGTACGATTACAAAAGGAAAACCTGAAGTGACTGATATAGAGTTAATTAACGAAAAAGCACTTCCATACATTATTGCTGCTGAAGCTTCATCTGAACATCCACTTGCAGAGGCAATTGTTAACTATGGACGTAAACAAAATGTAGAGGAAAAGGAAATTGAATCTTTTGAAGCAGTACCAGGTCATGGAATAATAGCGAGAGCAGACGAACAGACTATTTTGGCTGGTACTAGGAAGCTAATGGCTGAACACTCTGTTGATATATCTTTTTACACGCAGAAAGTTGAAGCGTTAGAAAATGAAGGTAAAACAGTAATGCTTTTTGCAATAGATGGGAAAATGGCAGCAATTATTGCAGTAGCAGATACGATTAAAGATGAAGCAAAGCAAACGATACAAAAACTTAAAGACGAAAATATTGAAGTATATATGTTAACTGGTGATAATAAACGTACGGCAAATGAACTTGCTAAACAAGCTGGTATCGATCATGTTTTTGCTGAAGTACTCCCAGATGAAAAAGCAAAAAAGGTAGAAGAATTACAAAAACAAGGTAAAATAGTAGCGATGGTCGGTGATGGTGTCAATGATGCGCCAGCCTTAGCTACTGCTGACATAGGTATTGCTATTGGGACAGGTACGGATGTTGCCATTGAAGCGGCAGATATAACACTTGTTGGTGGAAAGTTAGATCACTTGCCAAAAGCAATCAAGCTAAGCCGTTTAACAATGAAAAATATTAAACAAAACTTATTTTGGGCTTTAGCTTATAATTCGGCAGGAATTCCAATTGCCGCAGCAGGCTTGCTTGAACCATGGATAGCAGGTCTTGCGATGGCATTTAGTTCCGTTTCTGTCGTAGCAAATGCATTACGTTTGAAACGTGTACAATTATAA
- a CDS encoding metal-sensing transcriptional repressor — protein MNRKHSLQSDEDKQLVLNRLKRVEGQVRGIQKMVEEDRYCVDILVQMSAINAALKKVGFHLMEKHTHHCVANAIKEGNGDASIDELMKVIQQFSK, from the coding sequence ATGAACCGAAAACATAGTCTCCAATCAGATGAAGATAAGCAGCTTGTCTTAAATCGACTTAAGCGTGTCGAAGGTCAAGTAAGAGGTATTCAAAAAATGGTTGAGGAAGACCGTTACTGTGTCGATATTTTAGTACAAATGTCAGCGATCAATGCAGCTTTAAAAAAAGTAGGCTTTCACTTAATGGAAAAGCATACACATCATTGTGTTGCAAATGCAATTAAAGAAGGAAATGGTGATGCCTCAATTGACGAACTGATGAAGGTTATTCAACAGTTTTCAAAGTAA
- a CDS encoding TVP38/TMEM64 family protein → MKEQLFELLVTYKEFAIIISITVNIIIALLAIVPSVFITAVNVTFFGFWEGMWISFIGEAVGAVIAFLAYRKGFNIFSVKSQLKHPKVKLLLSAKGKDAFILILWLRLLPFMPSGLVTMFAALGEVSLVTYFLASSLGKFPATLLEAYSMNEVISFSAEGKVILGIVLVIFMIYYFRKKQMN, encoded by the coding sequence TTGAAAGAGCAATTATTCGAACTATTAGTTACATATAAAGAATTCGCCATTATTATAAGTATTACTGTAAACATTATCATTGCACTTTTGGCTATAGTACCATCAGTATTCATTACCGCAGTGAATGTGACATTTTTCGGCTTTTGGGAAGGGATGTGGATCTCGTTTATAGGTGAAGCAGTTGGTGCTGTTATTGCTTTTCTTGCATACAGGAAAGGTTTTAACATTTTTTCTGTTAAAAGTCAGTTGAAACATCCAAAGGTCAAATTACTTTTATCAGCGAAGGGGAAAGATGCTTTTATCCTCATTTTATGGCTTCGCCTTTTACCGTTTATGCCTTCTGGATTAGTTACAATGTTTGCTGCGTTAGGTGAAGTATCGTTAGTAACCTATTTTCTAGCAAGTTCACTTGGGAAGTTTCCAGCAACTTTGCTCGAGGCATACTCGATGAATGAAGTGATAAGTTTTTCTGCTGAGGGGAAAGTAATTTTAGGAATTGTGTTAGTAATTTTTATGATTTACTACTTTAGAAAGAAGCAGATGAATTGA
- a CDS encoding aspartyl-phosphate phosphatase Spo0E family protein: MKKSLEDKIEEKRRELVDSIISYGVSSPEVLKISEELDEIINTYQSASSEN; encoded by the coding sequence ATGAAAAAAAGTCTTGAAGATAAAATTGAAGAAAAGAGACGTGAGCTTGTCGATTCCATTATTTCTTATGGTGTTTCTTCTCCAGAAGTGTTAAAAATTAGTGAAGAATTAGACGAAATAATAAATACTTATCAATCTGCTTCATCCGAAAATTAA
- a CDS encoding NUDIX hydrolase: MENKIVLALKGVIIHKGKVLIVKRSTNAHVGGGTWECVGGKLEFGEGLEEALIREAEEEIGVKITVGRLLYATTFHTSENRQVVIMTYLCECKSNRVSLSNEHSDYCWATKEELKQLLPDNIISDFETNGIFQMKELI; encoded by the coding sequence ATGGAAAATAAGATAGTTCTAGCTTTAAAAGGGGTTATTATACATAAAGGAAAAGTCTTAATTGTAAAAAGAAGCACGAATGCGCATGTTGGAGGTGGAACGTGGGAGTGTGTTGGTGGAAAATTAGAGTTCGGTGAAGGTTTAGAAGAGGCATTAATAAGAGAAGCTGAGGAAGAAATTGGAGTAAAGATTACTGTTGGCAGACTATTATATGCAACGACATTTCATACAAGTGAAAATAGACAAGTTGTCATTATGACATATTTATGTGAGTGTAAGAGTAATCGGGTTTCTTTATCAAATGAACACTCAGATTATTGTTGGGCGACAAAGGAAGAGCTAAAACAGTTACTACCAGATAATATTATTTCTGATTTTGAGACGAATGGTATCTTTCAGATGAAAGAGTTGATTTAG
- a CDS encoding ABC transporter ATP-binding protein: protein MKSKLQKLSIEQRGILVRLLRYSLSHKKALSIAFVLLFLSTAGQIIGPILIKIFLDDYLTPRNFPYEPLLYLAIGYLGLHLLSVVFNYYQKVMFQKIALKIVQQLRIDVFSKVQRLGLKFFDKTPGGSLVSRITNDTEAIKEMFVSVMSTFVQSGVFLIGIFIGMFYLNVNLALFCLLLIPIIFTIMVMYRYFSSKYYSQMREKLSQLNAKISESLQGMTIIQVFRQEKRLRKEFAKINDDHFGAAIKNMKLDGLLLRPAVDLVWIFSLILVLYYFGMTSLTSAVEIGVLYAFINYLERFFEPVNRMMQQLSIFQQAIVAGGRVFHLLDETENAPTIQKEFQDEKNKASITDGKIEFKDVSFSYDGRNDVLKNITFTANPGETVALVGHTGSGKSSIINLLMRFYAINRGEIKIDGQPLMTYEDEELRTKMGLVLQDPFLFVGDIKQNIRLYNEDITDEDVIRAAKFVQADKFIEKLPNGYEEKVGERGSTFSSGQRQLVSFARTMAINPKILVLDEATASIDTETEELIQVALNKMRKGRTTIAIAHRLSTIQDADQILVLHQGEIVERGNHQELLAHKGLYYKMYLLQQGQVTDKVSANQ, encoded by the coding sequence ATGAAAAGTAAATTGCAAAAACTCTCTATTGAACAACGTGGTATTTTAGTGAGACTTCTTCGCTACTCACTCTCTCATAAAAAAGCATTATCGATAGCTTTTGTACTATTGTTCTTAAGTACTGCTGGGCAAATTATTGGACCGATACTAATTAAGATCTTTTTAGATGATTATTTAACACCGAGGAACTTTCCTTATGAGCCCTTGCTCTATTTAGCTATCGGTTATTTAGGGTTACACTTACTTTCTGTCGTGTTTAACTATTATCAAAAAGTAATGTTCCAAAAAATTGCACTGAAAATCGTCCAACAATTAAGAATAGACGTATTTTCAAAAGTTCAAAGACTTGGCTTGAAGTTTTTTGACAAAACTCCAGGTGGAAGCCTAGTGTCGCGCATTACAAACGATACGGAAGCGATTAAAGAAATGTTCGTTAGCGTTATGTCGACGTTTGTGCAAAGTGGTGTTTTCTTAATCGGTATTTTCATCGGAATGTTCTACTTAAATGTAAATTTAGCATTATTCTGCTTATTACTAATCCCAATTATTTTTACCATTATGGTGATGTATCGCTACTTTAGTTCAAAGTACTATAGCCAAATGCGTGAAAAGCTTAGCCAACTAAATGCTAAAATAAGTGAGTCTTTGCAAGGGATGACAATTATTCAAGTATTTAGACAAGAAAAGCGTCTTCGAAAAGAATTTGCCAAGATAAATGACGACCACTTCGGAGCGGCTATTAAAAATATGAAACTTGATGGATTATTACTCCGTCCAGCAGTTGATCTCGTTTGGATTTTCTCGTTAATTTTAGTGCTTTACTATTTTGGAATGACTTCTTTAACATCAGCTGTTGAAATCGGAGTGTTATACGCTTTTATTAACTATTTAGAGCGTTTCTTTGAACCTGTTAATCGTATGATGCAACAATTATCTATTTTCCAACAAGCAATTGTTGCCGGTGGGCGTGTTTTTCACTTATTAGATGAAACAGAAAATGCACCAACTATTCAAAAAGAGTTTCAGGATGAAAAGAATAAAGCATCCATTACAGACGGGAAAATTGAATTTAAGGATGTTTCCTTTTCATATGATGGAAGAAACGATGTCTTAAAAAATATTACCTTTACGGCAAATCCAGGGGAGACAGTTGCCCTCGTTGGTCATACTGGATCAGGTAAAAGTTCCATCATAAACCTTTTAATGCGCTTCTACGCGATTAATCGGGGCGAAATAAAAATCGACGGTCAACCATTAATGACTTATGAAGATGAAGAGCTTCGTACAAAAATGGGACTTGTCCTTCAAGATCCTTTTCTTTTCGTTGGGGATATTAAACAAAATATTAGGTTGTATAATGAAGACATTACAGATGAAGATGTGATTCGTGCAGCTAAGTTTGTTCAAGCTGATAAGTTTATTGAAAAGCTTCCTAATGGTTATGAAGAAAAAGTTGGAGAACGTGGTTCGACGTTTTCAAGTGGGCAGCGTCAGCTAGTTTCATTTGCAAGAACGATGGCTATAAATCCTAAAATTTTAGTTTTAGATGAAGCAACCGCTAGTATCGATACAGAAACAGAAGAATTAATCCAAGTAGCACTTAATAAAATGCGAAAAGGTCGTACTACAATTGCGATCGCGCATCGTTTATCTACCATTCAAGATGCAGATCAAATTTTAGTTTTGCATCAAGGGGAAATTGTGGAACGTGGAAACCACCAAGAACTTCTTGCTCACAAAGGTTTATATTACAAAATGTATTTATTGCAACAAGGGCAAGTTACAGATAAAGTAAGTGCAAACCAATAA
- a CDS encoding ABC transporter transmembrane domain-containing protein, which yields MRVFLDLMWYFKQAKWRYLSGIFILAIVSFLELIPPKVVGVVVDLIQGNTVEEKGILIKTFLFIIGENALTEVTLMKLIGILLFTGFALYGLRFVWRIMIFGSAHRLSRLLRNRLYEHFTNMSPNFYQKRRIGDLMAHSTNDLVAIQMTAGAGVLTLVDSITLGSFVLIAMATTISWKLTLIALIPMPFMALATKLYGSMLHKRFHKAQEAFSSLNDKVQESISGVRVIKTFGQEDEDIEAFRKESDDVVAKNVSVAKVDSLFDPTISLIVGLSFFLAITFGARFVVNGEMTLGELTSFTIYLGLLIWPMLAFGWLFNIVERGRASYDRVSSLLKVKKDIVDKEDAIDEKPTGDIEYNISSFLYPNTEESALTNIKFSLKRGQTVGIVGKTGSGKTTLLKLLTREFDITNGTISIGDEKITDYTMNGLRSALGYVPQDHFLFSATIAENIAFAKPEANRKQVINAAKLANIHEDILRFENGYETTVGERGVTLSGGQKQRISIARALMMEPEILMLDDSLSAVDAKTEEQILTALRNNRQGKTTFITAHRLSAIEHADLILVLDEGKIVQRGSHMDLMNEEGWYKKMYNRQQLESEVEQGGATDEK from the coding sequence ATGCGAGTGTTTCTCGATTTAATGTGGTATTTTAAGCAAGCCAAATGGCGGTATTTATCGGGTATTTTTATTTTAGCAATTGTATCATTTTTAGAGCTAATCCCACCTAAAGTTGTCGGGGTGGTTGTTGATTTAATTCAAGGCAATACCGTTGAAGAAAAAGGAATCTTAATTAAAACTTTTCTTTTCATTATCGGTGAAAATGCACTGACAGAAGTGACATTAATGAAACTTATTGGCATTTTACTATTCACAGGTTTCGCATTATATGGATTACGTTTTGTATGGCGTATTATGATTTTTGGATCAGCTCACCGCTTATCTAGATTATTACGAAACAGGCTATATGAACATTTTACAAACATGTCGCCTAATTTCTATCAAAAGCGCCGTATTGGGGACTTAATGGCACATTCGACAAATGACTTAGTAGCTATCCAAATGACTGCCGGAGCAGGAGTGTTAACATTAGTTGACTCAATTACACTTGGAAGCTTTGTCTTAATCGCAATGGCGACAACGATAAGTTGGAAGCTAACATTAATTGCATTAATTCCGATGCCGTTCATGGCACTTGCAACGAAACTTTATGGTTCGATGTTACATAAGCGTTTCCATAAAGCTCAGGAGGCTTTTTCAAGTTTAAATGATAAAGTACAAGAAAGTATTTCAGGTGTACGTGTCATTAAAACGTTCGGTCAAGAAGATGAAGATATCGAAGCTTTTCGTAAGGAATCAGATGACGTTGTGGCGAAAAATGTATCTGTTGCTAAAGTAGATTCTTTATTTGATCCAACGATTTCATTAATTGTCGGACTGTCGTTCTTTTTAGCTATTACTTTTGGAGCGCGCTTTGTCGTAAACGGAGAAATGACGTTAGGAGAACTAACTTCCTTTACTATTTATTTAGGACTTTTAATCTGGCCAATGCTTGCATTCGGTTGGTTATTTAATATTGTTGAGCGTGGTAGAGCTTCTTATGACCGAGTATCATCACTATTAAAAGTGAAAAAAGATATAGTAGATAAAGAAGATGCAATTGATGAAAAGCCAACTGGTGACATCGAATATAACATTTCATCCTTCTTATATCCAAACACAGAAGAAAGTGCGTTAACGAATATCAAATTCTCTCTTAAGCGTGGACAAACAGTTGGTATTGTCGGTAAAACAGGTAGTGGAAAAACGACACTTCTAAAATTATTAACTCGTGAATTTGATATTACTAATGGAACAATCTCTATCGGTGATGAAAAAATTACAGATTACACAATGAATGGACTTAGAAGTGCATTAGGGTATGTGCCACAAGATCACTTTTTATTTTCTGCAACAATAGCGGAAAACATTGCTTTTGCAAAGCCTGAAGCAAATAGGAAACAAGTAATTAATGCTGCGAAGCTTGCGAATATCCATGAAGATATCCTCCGTTTTGAGAACGGATATGAAACAACAGTTGGAGAACGCGGTGTTACATTATCAGGAGGACAAAAGCAGCGTATATCCATCGCACGAGCATTGATGATGGAACCAGAAATTTTAATGTTAGATGATTCATTATCAGCAGTCGATGCGAAAACGGAAGAACAAATATTAACTGCACTTCGCAATAATCGTCAAGGAAAAACTACTTTCATAACAGCGCATCGATTAAGTGCAATCGAACATGCTGACTTAATCCTTGTTCTTGATGAAGGAAAGATTGTTCAACGAGGTTCACATATGGACCTTATGAATGAAGAAGGTTGGTACAAAAAGATGTATAACCGTCAGCAGCTAGAGTCAGAAGTAGAGCAAGGAGGGGCGACAGATGAAAAGTAA